From one Rosa rugosa chromosome 4, drRosRugo1.1, whole genome shotgun sequence genomic stretch:
- the LOC133743548 gene encoding E3 ubiquitin-protein ligase HOS1 has product MDRRFNGPTGASSSIINGRIATRSGSHTLQPNYNSHAVQEALEHLASIDLIELCNEAKVEHCRATRDLRSCGRYVTDVLNSCGHASLCAECSQRCDVCPICRIPILKNGPKLRRRLYDQCSEARLISKRSDKRFQEKEDGEEPITNDVLRLYSLFDVALENNLVSLICHYVTDVCLDESAVSSDPVIAFLLDEVVVKDWCKRAFQNIITELQVIYNLEAEQMKTMLGLLLKFSAQLAGISNVLEVLDSSFKGSLSSQLHDLHQLLENILKTKQHMEVMKWCIRHEFLENVKPRHTEITPWRTLVRERKSAAVMRSWPDALNNSEESSGQEGSLFIEDALTNLEDEQGNTMIEELKLAFAQKDGRSSVYRSKIEGIRGCYPFENVRAAVDILFLCGSSDLVVAKQATFLYYLYDRHWTLPDEDWRHILEDFGATFGISRHLLLESLIFYLLDDHTDEALQEACHLLPEISGPATHPKIAQVLLEGGNPDTALSVLRWSGRDGTSKSISLNEAVTAVRVRVECGLFTEAFLHQRMLCTKVKEKKLKIGQLGGVTDDSNDRYKWEDWVEILVSEICFLCIRRNMVDRMIELPWNSSEEKHLHKCLLDYAMGDSSSTIGSLLVVFYIQRYRYSEAYQVDQILKNLEQEFISKNSVCEEVLSRMKSVSGWRTGLIDKCMDLLPEVQRQQVKDGKVPEIAATSSSDAEMLETSSLHEGQESKSTSLLIPSCIDSSVALWTDQKNPSWKPAISETPQKRGGLVGSYRSELGNFSSSVLHGRLFTNSETRLKADISLNKTFNFEDASTPLSHRASPASAARDMNRSSSKLFSNNRLRNNQYGTLSPEMEQDVFLTPFQTFQNTSPSHYQRVTTNPVTTTSSNNGLFEDSANNLHPNLSSKGFLMDRDVRPWHTASKDDPMDTSLSYGAEDKILNNGARWRSDETSDEEEEQSQEKAFGIINHTPTRRGVRRSRFSKR; this is encoded by the exons ATGGATAGGAGATTCAACGGGCCAACCGGAGCTTCGAGCTCCATCATCAATGGCCGCATAGCCACAAGATCTGGTTCTCACACTCTGCAACCTAACTACAACAGTCACGCCGTTCAG gAAGCATTGGAACATTTGGCATCTATTGATCTGATTGAGTTATGTAATGAGGCTAAAGTCGAGCACTGTCGGGCAACAAGGGACTTGAGAAGCTGTGGGCGTTATGTAACGGATGTTTTGAACTCATGTGGACATGCTTCATTATGTGCAGAGTGTAGCCAGCGGTGTGATGTTTGCCCAATTTGTAGAATTCCAATTCTAAAGAATGGCCCAAAGCTACGTCGCCGCCTTTACGATCAGTGTTCTGAAGCTCGCCTTATATCTAAAAGAAGTGATAAGAGGTTTCAAGAGAAAGAGGATGGGGAGGAGCCTATAACTAATGATGTCCTACGCCTTTATTCTTTATTTGACGTGGCCCTGGAGAATAACTTAGTTTCATTGATATGCCACT ATGTTACAGATGTTTGTTTGGATGAAAGTGCTGTGTCCAGTGATCCTGTTATTGCCTTTTTGTTGGATGAGGTGGTCGTTAAGGATTGGTGCAAGCGAGCATTCCAGAACATCATCACAGAACTTCAAGTGATCT ATAATCTTGAAGCAGAACAGATGAAAACTATGTTGGGCCTACTTCTTAAGTTCTCAGCACAGTTGGCCGGCATATCTAACGTGCTTGAAGTTTTGGATTCATCTTTTAAGGGGTCTCTTTCATCTCAGCTTCATGACTTGCACCAACTTCTAGAAAACATATTAAAGACAAAGCAG CATATGGAGGTTATGAAATGGTGCATACGACATGAGTTCCTTGAGAATGTGAAGCCTCGTCATACTGAAATCACACCATGGCGTACTCTTGTCCGTGAAAGGAAATCAGCTGCAGTTATGCGTTCATGGCCTGATGCATTAAATAACTCTGAAGAGTCCAGTGGACAGGAAGGTTCCCTGTTTATTGAAGATGCTCTAACAAATCTGGAGGATGAGCAAGGAAATACAATGATAGAGGAGTTGAAACTTGCATTTGCACAGAAGGACGGTCGTTCATCTGTTTACAGGTCTAAGATCGAAGGGATTAGAGGTTGTTATCCATTTGAAAATGTTCGAGCTGCTGTTGATATACTTTTTCTTTGTGGTAGTTCAGATTTGGTTGTTGCAAAGCAAGCAACT TTTCTATATTATCTATATGATCGGCATTGGACGCTGCCTGATGAGGACTGGAGACACATTCTAGAGGACTTTGGAGCTACCTTTGGTATCTCCAGGCATTTATTACTTGAATCCTTAATCTTTTATCTCTTGGATGATCACACAGATGAGGCTCTGCAG GAAGCTTGTCACCTACTTCCAGAGATCTCAGGCCCGGCGACTCATCCTAAGATTGCACAAGTACTACTAGAAGGGGGAAATCCTGATACTGCTCTTTCGGTTTTACGGTGGTCAGGGCGTGATGGTACTTCAAAGTCCATTTCACTTAATGAGGCTGTAACTGCAGTTCGGGTGAGGGTAGAGTGTGGACTCTTTACTGAAGCATTCTTACATCAAAGAATGCTGTGCACCAAAGTCAAGGAGAAGAAGTTGAAGATTGGTCAATTAGGGGGTGTGACTGATGATTCAAATGACAGATATAAGTGGGAGGACTGGGTGGAGATattggtttctgaaatttgtttCCTTTGTATTCGACGGAACATGGTGGATAGAATGATAGAGTTGCCGTGGAACTCCAGTGAAGagaaacatctccacaaatgtCTCTTAGATTATGCTATGGGTGATTCTTCCTCAACTATTGGAAGCCTTCTTGTGGTATTTTATATCCAG CGCTACAGATATTCTGAAGCTTACCAAGTTGATCAAATACTTAAAAACTTGGAGCAGGAGTTCATCTCAAAGAATTCTGTCTGTGAAGAAGTTTTATCTAGAATGAAATCAGTGAGTGGCTGGAGAACTGGGTTAATT GATAAATGCATGGACTTGCTACCAGAAGTCCAACGCCAACAAGTGAAGGATGGAAAAGTGCCTGAGATAGCGGCCACCTCCTCTAGTGATGCAGAAATGTTAGAAACATCTTCTCTTCATGAGGGGCAAGAATCAAAGTCAACTAGTTTACTGATTCCTTCGTGCATTGATTCTTCTGTTGCACTATGGACGGATCAAAAGAATCCTTCCTGGAAACCAGCAATATCTGAAACCCCCCAGAAAAGAGGTGGATTGGTTGGCAGCTACCGCTCCGAACTTGGTAACTTTAGTTCTTCAGTTCTGCACGGAAGGTTATTTACCAATTCTGAAACAAGATTAAAGGCTGACATTAGTCTAAACAAGACTTTCAATTTTGAGGATGCATCAACTCCCCTGAGTCATCGAGCTAGTCCTGCCTCAGCAGCTAGGGACATGAATAGAAGTTCATCAAAGTTATTTTCAAATAACCGTCTCCGCAACAATCAATATGGTACATTGTCACCAGAAATGGAACAGGACGTGTTTCTCACTCCGTTCCAAACATTCCAAAATACAAGTCCTTCACACTACCAAAGGGTTACTACAAATCCGGTAACTACAACTAGCAGCAACAATGGCTTGTTTGAAGATTCCGCAAATAACCTACATCCAAATTTGTCTAGTAAGGGTTTCCTAATGGATAGGGATGTTAGACCTTGGCATACAGCTTCCAAGGATGATCCAATGGACACATCCTTGAG CTATGGAGCTGAGGACAAAATTCTGAACAATGGAGCAAGATGGAGGTCTGACGAAACTAGtgatgaggaagaggagcagaGTCAAGAGAAAGCATTTGGGATTATTAATCATACCCCCACAAGAAGGGGAGTTCGTAGAAGCAGGTTTTCCAAGAGATGA
- the LOC133743547 gene encoding probable phosphoribosylformylglycinamidine synthase, chloroplastic/mitochondrial, whose protein sequence is MAGVREITAGEFIRGGHKQGLFSHRGALKGRSPMLWGLLHSSVRGSANRRNASLRCRAQEKPTAVVSAVSSSVEALPTVVEKPSSSVIHFYRVPLIQESATSELLKTVQSKISSQIVGLKTEQCFNIGLISQLSSDKLSVLKWLLQETYEPENLGVDSFLEKKRQEGLNTVIVEVGPRLSFTTAWSSNAVSICRACGLTEVTRLERSRRYLLFSKGNLQDQQINEFAAMVHDRMTECVYTQQLTSFETSLVPDKVRHIPVMERGRKALEEINQEMGLAFDEQDLQYYTRLFKEEIKRNPTTVELFDIAQSNSEHSRHWFFTGKIFIDGQPMDKTLMQIVKSTLQANPNNSVIGFKDNSSAIRGFLVKQLRPVQPGSTSPLHMSARDLDILFTAETHNFPCAVAPYPGAETGAGGRIRDTHATGRGSFVVASTAGYCVGNLNMEGSYAPWEDPSFLYPSNLASPLQILIDASNGASDYGNKFGEPLIQGYTRTFGMRLPSGERREWLKPIMFSAGIGQIDHTHITKGEPDIGMLVVKIGGPAYRIGMGGGAASSMVSGQNDAELDFNAVQRGDAEMAQKLYRVVRACIEMGESNPIISIHDQGAGGNCNVVKEIIYPKGGEIDIRAIVVGDYTMSVLEIWGAEYQEQDAILVKPESRELLQSICERERCSMAVIGTINGEGRIVLIDSLAIEKSKSSGLPPPDPAVDLELEKVLGDMPQKSFKFERMADAREPLDIAPGITVMDALKRVLRLPSICSKRFLTSKVDRCVTGLVAQQQTVGPLQIPLSDVGVIAQTFTGLTGGACAIGEQPIKGLLDPKAMARLAVGEALTNLVWAKVTSLSDVKASGNWMYAAKLDGEGAAMYDAANALSEAMIKLGIAIDGGKDSLSMAAHAAGEVVKAPGNLVISVYCTCPDITKTVTPDLKLGDDGVLLHIDLAAGKRRLGGSALAQVFDQIGNDCPDLEDVPYLKRVFEGVQGLLDDELISAGHDISDGGLLVCALEMAFAGNRGINLDLTSHRKSLFQTIFAEELGLIIEVSKKNLDMVIGKLSSGGISAEIVGQVTATPSIVLKVDGVTHLNESTSFVRDMWEDTSFQLEKFQRLASCVDLEKEGLKDRHEPSWQLSFTPSFTDEKYMTTTSKPKVAVIREEGSNGDREMAAAFYAAGFEPWDITMSDLLNGAVSLQEFRGIVFVGGFSYADVLDSAKGWSASIRFNQPLLNQFQEFYKRHDTFSLGVCNGCQLMALLGWVPGPQVGGVHGGGGDPSQPRFIHNESGRFECRFTSVKIKDSPSIMLKGMEGSTLGVWAAHGEGRAYFPDDGVFDRVLHAKLAPVRYCDDDGIETELYPFNLNGSPLGVAAICSPDGRHLAMMPHPERCFLMWQYPWYPKQWDVEKKGPSPWLRMFQNAREWCSRNDA, encoded by the exons ATGGCTGGTGTTCGGGAGATCACTGCTGGTGAATTCATAAGA GGTGGCCATAAACAGGGCCTGTTTTCTCACAGAGGTGCTTTGAAAGGAAGAAGCCCTATGCTTTGGGGCTTGCTGCACAGTTCAGTGCGGGGTTCTGCTAATAGGAGAAATGCTTCATTGAGATGTCGTGCTCAAGAGAAGCCCACAGCTGTTGTTTCAGCTGTGAGCAGTTCGGTGGAGGCGCTACCAACTGTGGTTGAGAAGCCTTCTTCCTCAGTTATCCATTTTTATCGCGTCCCTCTCATTCAGGAGAGTGCAACGTCTGAGCTTCTCAAAACCGTGCAGTCAAAGATTTCGAGCCAGATAGTTGGTTTGAAAACTGAGCAGTGTTTCAACATTGGGCTCATTTCGCAGCTTTCTAGTGACAAGCTTTCGGTGCTTAAGTGGCTTCTTCAGGAGACTTATGAGCCGGAGAATTTGGGGGTCGACAGCTTTCTTGAAAAGAAGAGGCAGGAAGGGCTGAACACAGTTATTGTTGAGGTTGGTCCTCGGTTGTCGTTTACAACAGCGTGGTCTTCCAATGCTGTCTCGATATGTAGAGCTTGTGGCTTGACAGAGGTGACTCGTTTGGAACGGTCAAGGAGGTACTTGTTGTTTAGTAAGGGAAACTTGCAGGATCAACAGATTAATGAGTTTGCTGCAATGGTTCATGATCGGATGACGGAGTGTGTTTACACCCAGCAGCTCACTTCTTTTGAAACAAGTTTGGTTCCCGACAAAGTACGCCATATTCCTGTCATGGAGAGAGGTCGGAAGGCGTTAGAGGAGATTAATCAGGAAATGGGTTTGGCATTTGATGAGCAAGATCTCCAATACTACACCAGGCTATTCAAGGAAGAGATCAAGCGGAATCCAACAACAGTTGAACTCTTTGATATTGCACAGTCCAACAGTGAGCATAGCAGGCACTGGTTTTTTACTGGTAAAATTTTTATAGATGGACAGCCCATGGACAAAACTCTAATGCAAATTGTGAAGAGCACTTTGCAAGCAAACCCAAACAATTCTGTCATTGGGTTTAAGGACAACTCGAGTGCAATCAGAGGATTTCTTGTGAAGCAATTGCGACCGGTTCAGCCAGGTTCAACATCTCCATTGCACATGTCTGCACGTGACCTTGATATATTATTTACTGCAGAGACCCATAATTTTCCATGTGCTGTAGCACCTTACCCTGGTGCAGAGACAGGTGCAGGAGGTAGAATCAGAGACACCCATGCAACTGGAAGGGGCTCTTTTGTGGTAGCATCTACTGCTGGTTATTGTGTCGGAAATCTCAATATGGAAGGATCTTATGCTCCTTGGGAAGATCCGTCTTTCTTGTATCCATCAAATTTGGCCTCACCTTTGCAGATCCTCATAGATGCTAGTAATGGTGCATCAGACTACGGCAACAAATTTGGTGAGCCCTTGATTCAGGGCTACACTAGAACCTTTGGAATGAGACTCCCAAGTGGTGAGAGGCGGGAATGGTTGAAGCCAATCATGTTCAGTGCAGGAATTGGACAGATTGATCACACCCATATAACAAAGGGAGAGCCTGATATTGGCATGCTAGTTGTAAAGATTGGAGGCCCTGCTTATCGTATTGGTATGGGTGGTGGGGCTGCATCAAGCATGGTTAGTGGCCAAAATGATGCGGAGCTTGATTTCAATGCTGTACAGCGTGGGGATGCAGAGATGGCACAAAAATTGTATCGTGTTGTTCGTGCCTGCATTGAGATGGGGGAGAGTAACCCAATCATTAGCATTCATGACCAAGGAGCTGGTGGAAACTGCAACGTGGTTAAGGAAATTATTTATCCGAAGGGTGGTGAGATTGATATCCGGGCAATTGTGGTTGGTGATTACACAATGTCTGTCTTGGAGATATGGGGCGCAGAATATCAGGAACAAGATGCCATCTTGGTTAAACCTGAAAGTCGCGAACTTTTGCAATCAATATGtgaaagagaaaggtgttctATGGCTGTTATTGGAACAATAAATGGTGAGGGACGTATTGTTTTAATTGATAGCTTAGCTATTGAAAAATCTAAGTCAAGTGGCCTCCCTCCACCTGATCCGGCTGTCGATTTGGAGCTTGAGAAAGTACTTGGTGATATGCCACAAAAAAGCTTTAAATTCGAGCGGATGGCAGATGCACGAGAGCCACTTGATATTGCCCCTGGAATCACAGTAATGGATGCTCTTAAGAGAGTTTTAAGACTTCCATCCATCTGTTCAAAGCGCTTCTTGACCTCAAAAGTAGACAGGTGTGTTACAGGTCTGGTAGCTCAGCAGCAAACTGTCGGGCCCCTGCAAATTCCTCTCTCTGATGTTGGAGTAATTGCTCAGACTTTTACCGGCTTGACTGGAGGTGCATGTGCCATTGGGGAGCAGCCAATCAAAGGTTTGTTGGATCCAAAAGCAATGGCTAGATTGGCAGTTGGAGAAGCACTCACAAATCTTGTTTGGGCAAAGGTCACTTCTCTATCTGATGTTAAAGCAAGTGGGAATTGGATGTATGCAGCCAAGCTTGATGGTGAAGGAGCAGCCATGTATGATGCTGCTAATGCTCTTTCAGAGGCGATGATCAAACTTGGTATTGCTATTGATGGGGGAAAGGACAGTCTTTCCATGGCAGCCCATGCTGCAGGAGAGGTTGTTAAGGCTCCTGGAAATCTTGTAATCAGTGTTTATTGTACTTGTCCTGACATAACAAAAACAGTAACCCCAGATTTGAAGCTTGGAGATGATGGTGTTCTGCTTCACATTGATTTGGCCGCAGGAAAGCGGCGATTAGGTGGCTCTGCTCTTGCTCAGGTTTTTGACCAGATTGGGAACGATTGTCCTGACCTTGAGGATGTTCCGTATCTGAAGCGAGTGTTTGAGGGAGTTCAAGGCCTTCTTGATGATGAACTGATCTCTGCTGGCCATGATATCAGTGATGGTGGGCTTCTGGTCTGTGCCCTTGAGATGGCATTTGCTGGCAATCGTGGCATTAATTTGGACTTGACTTCGCACCGGAAAAGCCTCTTCCAAACAATTTTTGCTGAAGagcttggtctgattattgagGTCAGCAAGAAAAACTTAGATATGGTAATAGGAAAGCTAAGCAGTGGAGGTATTTCTGCAGAGATTGTTGGACAGGTGACTGCCACACCTTCAATAGTGTTAAAGGTGGATGGGGTAACTCATTTGAACGAAAGTACTTCTTTTGTAAGGGACATGTGGGAGGATACTAGTTTTCAGCTGGAAAAATTTCAGAGATTGGCTTCTTGTGTTGATCTAGAGAAAGAAGGGTTGAAAGATAGGCATGAGCCTTCATGGCAGTTGTCTTTTACTCCATCCTTCACAGATGAAAAGTATATGACCACGACCTCCAAACCGAAGGTGGCTGTTATTCGAGAAGAAGGAAGCAATGGGGATAGGGAAATGGCTGCGGCATTTTATGCTGCTGGCTTTGAGCCATGGGATATTACAATGTCAGACCTTCTTAATGGAGCTGTATCACTGCAAGAGTTCCGTGGAATTGTGTTTGTTGGAGGTTTTAGCTATGCTGATGTCCTTGATTCTGCAAAAGGTTGGTCTGCTTCAATTAGATTTAATCAGCCCCTTCTAAATCAATTTCAGGAGTTTTACAAGAGGCACGACACTTTCAGTCTTGGCGTTTGCAATGGGTGTCAGCTTATGGCTCTTTTGGGCTGGGTCCCAGGTCCTCAAGTTGGGGGTGTGCATGGTGGTGGTGGGGATCCATCACAGCCGAGGTTCATTCACAATGAGTCAGGCCGGTTTGAGTGTCGCTTTACTAGTGTAAAAATTAAGGACTCACCGTCTATAATGTTAAAAGGAATGGAAGGCAGTACTTTGGGCGTGTGGGCTGCCCATGGTGAGGGAAGAGCCTATTTTCCTGATGATGGTGTTTTTGATCGTGTGCTCCACGCCAAGTTGGCTCCAGTAAGATATTGTGATGATGATGGGATTGAAACGGAACTTTATCCCTTCAACCTGAATGGCTCTCCCTTGGGAGTTGCGGCAATTTGTTCACCCGATGGGAGGCATCTTGCCATGATGCCTCATCCAGAGCGCTGCTTCTTAATGTGGCAGTACCCATGGTATCCCAAGCAGTGGGATGTTGAAAAGAAAGGCCCTAGTCCATGGCTACGGATGTTCCAGAATGCCAGAGAGTGGTGCTCCAGAAATG ATGCCTGA